The sequence GCGCCATCCGAACCGCAATGTGCGCGACTTCCTGACCCTTTATTGGGATGAACTGCCCTTTGTGCGGCTGGAGGATCTGCCGCGCCGGCCCATCGAAGAGGTCATCCTGGTGGATACTCAGGCCATTTCCCCCATCAAGGGCATGGGGCCATCCACCCCTGTCCGCATTATCGACCATCATCCCCTGGCGCAGGAGCTGAACGGCCGCGTGCAGGCCCACATTGAGGAAGTGGGCGCCACCACCACGATCTTCGTCGAGCAAATCGCCGGCGCTTCTATTCCCGTCACTCCCATCGAAGCCACTCTGCTCCTGCTGGGAATCTACGAGGACACCGGCAACCTGACCTACGGCACCACCACCTCGCGCGATCTGCGCGCCGCCGCCTGGCTCTTGGACCGGGGGGCCAACCTGACGGTCGTCAATGATTTCATGCAGTACCCGCTCAGCCCCGAACAGCGGGAGCTGTACAACCACCTGGTGCAGGAAGCGGAGCCGTACCAATTCGCCGGCCATACGGTCATCATCAGTATGGCGCGCGCCGGCGCCCGCGTGGAGGAGGTCTCCACCCTGGCCCACAAACTGCGCGACCTCTTTGACCCGGATGCCTTGTTCATCCTCGTGCAGATGAACGAGCACATCCAGATGGTGGCGCGCTCTTCCACCGATGATATTGACGTGGGCCGCATCGCGGCCAATTTCGAGGGCGGCGGCCACGGACGCGCCGCCGCCGCTGTCATCCGCGGCCTCTCCCTGCGGGAAGTCCATGATCGCCTGCTGGAACTGCTGGAGCGATATGTCCAGCCGGCCACCACCGTCGGCGAGATCATGTCCTTCGGCGTCCATACCCTGGATGCCAGCGCCACGGTCGCCGAGGCCGCGGCTTTGATGAGCCGGCTGGGCCACGAGGGCTTCCCCGTCGTGGAGAACGGCCGGGTGGTGGGTGTGCTGACCCGCCGGGAGATTGACCGCGCCATGCAGTTGAAGCTCGGGGATGCGCCGGTCAGCCTGTACATGACCCCCGGCGCTATCCAGGTGACCCCGGAAAGCTCGGTGGAAGAGCTACAGCGCATCATGATGGAATATGGCGTCGGGCAGGTGCCGGTGGTCAAGGACGGCCGGCCCATCGGCATCGTCACCCGCACCGACCTCATTAAATTGTGGAGCGCGCCACGCCGCCGGCCGCCCCAAGCCCAGGACCTGGCCCAGCGCCTGTCACAGGCCCTGCCGCCCAAGCTGGAGGAAATCCTGCGGCTGGCCGGCCAGCTCGCCGACGAGATGGGTTACTCGCTGTACGTGGTGGGCGGTTTTGTGCGCGACCTCCTGCTGGGCATCCCCAACCTAGACCTTGACCTGGTGGTGGAGGGCGATGCCATCAAGCTGGCGCGCCGGCTGGCCGAACGCATCGGCGGCCGCGTCCGCTCCCATGCCCGCTTTGGCACCGCCAAATGGCTTCCCGACCCGAACGACCCGGAGCTGAAAGATATCGGCACGCTGGACTTCGCCACAGCGCGGGTCGAGTTCTACGAACATCCCACCGCCCTCCCCCAGGTGGAGCGCAGTTCCATCCGCCAGGACCTGCACCGCCGCGACTTTACGATCAACACGCTGGCCATCTGCCTGAACGGCGAGCGCTACGGCGAACTGCTGGACTTCTTCGGC comes from Anaerolineae bacterium and encodes:
- a CDS encoding CBS domain-containing protein gives rise to the protein RHPNRNVRDFLTLYWDELPFVRLEDLPRRPIEEVILVDTQAISPIKGMGPSTPVRIIDHHPLAQELNGRVQAHIEEVGATTTIFVEQIAGASIPVTPIEATLLLLGIYEDTGNLTYGTTTSRDLRAAAWLLDRGANLTVVNDFMQYPLSPEQRELYNHLVQEAEPYQFAGHTVIISMARAGARVEEVSTLAHKLRDLFDPDALFILVQMNEHIQMVARSSTDDIDVGRIAANFEGGGHGRAAAAVIRGLSLREVHDRLLELLERYVQPATTVGEIMSFGVHTLDASATVAEAAALMSRLGHEGFPVVENGRVVGVLTRREIDRAMQLKLGDAPVSLYMTPGAIQVTPESSVEELQRIMMEYGVGQVPVVKDGRPIGIVTRTDLIKLWSAPRRRPPQAQDLAQRLSQALPPKLEEILRLAGQLADEMGYSLYVVGGFVRDLLLGIPNLDLDLVVEGDAIKLARRLAERIGGRVRSHARFGTAKWLPDPNDPELKDIGTLDFATARVEFYEHPTALPQVERSSIRQDLHRRDFTINTLAICLNGERYGELLDFFGGQSDLRRKLIRVLHSLSFVEDPTRMLRAVRLEQRLGFRIEPRTEQLMRNAQDLLTRTTPERIRHELYLILAEAEPERALRRLDELGLLSRVHPALTVDDWFMEMAGRLRQELKRFSPLPEHPEGNSRLFHVERYRPEGLYLAMLLYRSPRQDAESFLESLRIMRGEAMLVRQVLALREVLPQLDAPRLKRSEIYALLEPFDEPALFIGYVVQDSWLVRQRIELFLRRLRDIKPLADGRALRELGIKPGPVYRQILERLRAAWIDGEITDAAGERALLERLVAELTAGAPNANQANDSQTSSTKEEQIS